GTCGCCAAGGCGCAGCACGGGAACGGCGATAAAAAAGGCAAATATGGTGGCGACCACTCCGCCGGCCAGCACCGATGCCCAAAAGGGCGTGAACAGCTCGGAGAAGGGCCAGATTATGGGTTCAAGAATCCACATCATTTCCTTCTGTTCCGGCGGCAGAATGCACAAAGCCGAAACATAGGCCCCCACGGCAATGAAACCGGCATGCCCCAGGGAGAAAAGACCTGTGAACCCATAGATGAGATTGAGCGAAAGCGCCAGGATGGCGTTGATGAAAATGAGCTTGGCGATGTAAATCTGGTAGTCGCCAAGAAAAAATTCCGCCTGCCATACCGCGCAGCCCACCAGGGCCATGGCCAGTATGCTCAAGATCGTGCTGCTGTTCAGGCGCATCAGATTTTCTCCTCCGTGCGATCGCCAAGCAGGCCCGTGGGCTTGTAGAAGAGCACAAGCACAAGCAGCACAAAGGCGAAGGCGTCACGGTAACCAGAAAGCTCCGGCATGAAAGCCACGGTCATGATTTCCACAAAACCCAGAGCGACACCGCCGATAACCGCCCCCTGGATGGAGCCGATACCCCCGAAAACGGCGGCGATAAAGGCTTTGAGGCCAGGCATGATGCCCATGTAAGGATGCACCTGGGGATACCGCAAGGCCCACATGATGCCCGAAGCAGCAGCCAGCGCCGAGCCGATGCAGAAGGTCAGGGCAATGATGTTGTCCACCTTGACCCCGAGCAGGCGCGTAGTTTCGATGTCCTTTGATATGGCGCGCATGGCCAGGCCCGGCTTGGTGCGGTAGACCACATACAGCAGAATGCCCACAAGCACGATGGTCATACAGGGCACAAACGCGGTGAGCGGCAGGATGCGCAAACCGCCGATCTGCCATTCAGACACGAGCCAGTCGGGTTGCAGCACGGGACGCGGCTGGCCGGTAAAAATCACCACAGCCAGGCTTTCGATAAAAAAGGACACGGCAATGGCGCTGATAAGCGCCGAAATTCGTGGTGCGTCACGCAGGGGCCGGTAGGCCACCCTTTCAATGATGACACCCAGCAGGCTCGCGCCTGCGACGGAAACCACCGCAGCCACAGCCCAGGGCCAGCCGAAGGCAAAGGTGCCAAAAAACACAAAATAGGCGCCAACCATCAGAATGTCGCCGTGGGCAAAGTTAATAAGTCGTAAAATGCCGTATACCATGGTGTAGCCAATGGCTATCAACGCGTAGAGCGATCCCAGGGTAAGGGCGTTAAAACAATGCTGCAAAAACATGTCAAGGCTCATGTAGCCACCTCGGCAGCCGTTCACGGTAGCGGCGGATCAAAGGCCGCAAAACCCCCTCCGCGAACGGCAGCAAAAAAGAGGAAAAGCGCCCCGCGGCGTTTGCGCCGCGGGGCCGAAAAAAACAACCAGCTTACTTGGGCGTTA
This DNA window, taken from Desulfovibrio sp. 86, encodes the following:
- a CDS encoding branched-chain amino acid ABC transporter permease, coding for MSLDMFLQHCFNALTLGSLYALIAIGYTMVYGILRLINFAHGDILMVGAYFVFFGTFAFGWPWAVAAVVSVAGASLLGVIIERVAYRPLRDAPRISALISAIAVSFFIESLAVVIFTGQPRPVLQPDWLVSEWQIGGLRILPLTAFVPCMTIVLVGILLYVVYRTKPGLAMRAISKDIETTRLLGVKVDNIIALTFCIGSALAAASGIMWALRYPQVHPYMGIMPGLKAFIAAVFGGIGSIQGAVIGGVALGFVEIMTVAFMPELSGYRDAFAFVLLVLVLFYKPTGLLGDRTEEKI